One window from the genome of Aptenodytes patagonicus chromosome 4, bAptPat1.pri.cur, whole genome shotgun sequence encodes:
- the SPATA18 gene encoding mitochondria-eating protein isoform X1, translated as MADGLRRLVGAESGRVLQEKLESWYRDYEINSCDQNLNRCCEIIELNSQIQGQLFTILNETSREGGHYAGVETIKTRLLPWLGTCFSCATSGRLFETNLSLTQDSFERERQLRELASSQTFQLQELEEELTSTRLQLNHVQQDLKTSRAQEKDALRKLDRLNDYEQQIQILRDEISILDAQKSVLQSRLARSRSPSPRHSESKSPSPLPLRSCSPGRTRRTNASRRACLVARFGDIYAQERLDAETLLRTYISDMEMVQRIIYIAAVESFHAAKMAYRQFKIRVRETLSLGHSGPESLEDTVLDYIVRHEDLYDVQASVNEVIRSMNVNPKISFPPEIDFIVISTLIRELCRVAFAMQTLIPPLDIAFGTDGELFSETKYHRSFDSDFTAALVAYHVWPALMENDVVIVKGEAVTKRGALWSHRSRSRGRSRSRSTSPLLSHHLSRSRSPSPLRSGSPSKWAY; from the exons ATGGCCGACGGCTTGAGGAGGCTGGTCGGCGCGGAGAGCGGCCGGGTGCTGCAGGAGAAGCTGGAGAGCTGGTACCGGGACTACGAG ATTAATTCCTGTGATCAGAATCTGAACCGATGCTGTGAAATAATAGAATTGAACTCTCAGATTCAAGGGCAGCTCTTCACAATCCTCAATGAAACATCTCGAGAAG GTGGGCATTATGCAGGTGTGGAAACAATAAAAACTCGTCTCCTGCCGTGGCTAGGGACTTGTTTTTCCTGTGCTACTTCAGGAAGGCTCTTTGAAACCAACCTCTCTCTCACTCAG gattcatttgagagagagaggcagctgagagagctggccAGCAGTCAGACTTTTCAACTGCaagagctggaggaagaactgaCTTCAACTCGTCTACAGCTCAACCATGTGCAACAAGA TCTGAAGACTTCCCGTGCCCAAGAGAAGGACGCCCTGAGGAAGTTAGATCGTCTGAATGACTATGAGCAACAGATTCAAATACTGCGGGATGAGATTTCTATCCTGGATGCCCAAAAGTCTGTTCTCCAGAGCAG GCTTGCACGGAGCCGCTCTCCTTCCCCAAGGCACAGTGAAAGCAAGTCACCTAGTCCGCTTCCCCTGAGGAGCTGCTCACCTGGCCGAACCAGACGTACAAATGCTTCGCGTCGTGCCTGCCTGGTAGCTCGCTTTGGTGACATTTATGCTCAAGAACGCTTGGATGCAGAGACCCTTTTGAGGACATACATCAGTGACATGGAGATGGTGCAGAGGATAATATACATTGCAGCTGTG GAGTCTTTTCATGCAGCAAAGATGGCCTACAGGCAGTTTAAAATACGTGTAAGAGAGACTCTGTCTCTAGGTCACTCGGGGCCTGAGTCCCTTGAAGACACTGTCCTGGATTATATAGTTCGCCATGAGGATCTGTATGATGTTCAAGCCAGTGTTAAT gAAGTAATTCGCTCCATGAACGTCAACCCAAAGATTTCATTTCCACCAGAAATTGATTTCATTGTGATCAGCACTTTGATTCGAGAGTTGTGCCGTGTGGCTTTTGCAATGCAGACACTCATTCCTCCTCTTGATATTGCCTTTGGTACTGATGGAGAACTTTTCAGTGAGACCAA GTACCATCGTAGTTTTGACTCTGATTTCACAGCTGCCTTGGTGGCCTATCATGTATGGCCTGCTCTGATGGAAAATGATGTTGTAATTGTGAAGGGAGAGGCAGTCACAAAAAGAGGAGCTCTG TGGTCTCACAGAAGCAGAAGTAGAGGCAGAAGCCGCAGTCGTAGCACCAGTCCTCTTCTATCTCATCAT TTGTCTCGGAGCCGCAGTCCTTCACCACTGAGGAGCGGAAGCCCAAGTAAGTGGGCATATTAG
- the SPATA18 gene encoding mitochondria-eating protein isoform X4, whose product MADGLRRLVGAESGRVLQEKLESWYRDYEINSCDQNLNRCCEIIELNSQIQGQLFTILNETSREGGHYAGVETIKTRLLPWLGTCFSCATSGRLFETNLSLTQDSFERERQLRELASSQTFQLQELEEELTSTRLQLNHVQQELARSRSPSPRHSESKSPSPLPLRSCSPGRTRRTNASRRACLVARFGDIYAQERLDAETLLRTYISDMEMVQRIIYIAAVESFHAAKMAYRQFKIRVRETLSLGHSGPESLEDTVLDYIVRHEDLYDVQASVNEVIRSMNVNPKISFPPEIDFIVISTLIRELCRVAFAMQTLIPPLDIAFGTDGELFSETKYHRSFDSDFTAALVAYHVWPALMENDVVIVKGEAVTKRGALWSHRSRSRGRSRSRSTSPLLSHHLSRSRSPSPLRSGSPRR is encoded by the exons ATGGCCGACGGCTTGAGGAGGCTGGTCGGCGCGGAGAGCGGCCGGGTGCTGCAGGAGAAGCTGGAGAGCTGGTACCGGGACTACGAG ATTAATTCCTGTGATCAGAATCTGAACCGATGCTGTGAAATAATAGAATTGAACTCTCAGATTCAAGGGCAGCTCTTCACAATCCTCAATGAAACATCTCGAGAAG GTGGGCATTATGCAGGTGTGGAAACAATAAAAACTCGTCTCCTGCCGTGGCTAGGGACTTGTTTTTCCTGTGCTACTTCAGGAAGGCTCTTTGAAACCAACCTCTCTCTCACTCAG gattcatttgagagagagaggcagctgagagagctggccAGCAGTCAGACTTTTCAACTGCaagagctggaggaagaactgaCTTCAACTCGTCTACAGCTCAACCATGTGCAACAAGA GCTTGCACGGAGCCGCTCTCCTTCCCCAAGGCACAGTGAAAGCAAGTCACCTAGTCCGCTTCCCCTGAGGAGCTGCTCACCTGGCCGAACCAGACGTACAAATGCTTCGCGTCGTGCCTGCCTGGTAGCTCGCTTTGGTGACATTTATGCTCAAGAACGCTTGGATGCAGAGACCCTTTTGAGGACATACATCAGTGACATGGAGATGGTGCAGAGGATAATATACATTGCAGCTGTG GAGTCTTTTCATGCAGCAAAGATGGCCTACAGGCAGTTTAAAATACGTGTAAGAGAGACTCTGTCTCTAGGTCACTCGGGGCCTGAGTCCCTTGAAGACACTGTCCTGGATTATATAGTTCGCCATGAGGATCTGTATGATGTTCAAGCCAGTGTTAAT gAAGTAATTCGCTCCATGAACGTCAACCCAAAGATTTCATTTCCACCAGAAATTGATTTCATTGTGATCAGCACTTTGATTCGAGAGTTGTGCCGTGTGGCTTTTGCAATGCAGACACTCATTCCTCCTCTTGATATTGCCTTTGGTACTGATGGAGAACTTTTCAGTGAGACCAA GTACCATCGTAGTTTTGACTCTGATTTCACAGCTGCCTTGGTGGCCTATCATGTATGGCCTGCTCTGATGGAAAATGATGTTGTAATTGTGAAGGGAGAGGCAGTCACAAAAAGAGGAGCTCTG TGGTCTCACAGAAGCAGAAGTAGAGGCAGAAGCCGCAGTCGTAGCACCAGTCCTCTTCTATCTCATCAT TTGTCTCGGAGCCGCAGTCCTTCACCACTGAGGAGCGGAAGCCCAA GGCGTTAA
- the SPATA18 gene encoding mitochondria-eating protein isoform X2 — protein sequence MADGLRRLVGAESGRVLQEKLESWYRDYEINSCDQNLNRCCEIIELNSQIQGQLFTILNETSREGGHYAGVETIKTRLLPWLGTCFSCATSGRLFETNLSLTQDSFERERQLRELASSQTFQLQELEEELTSTRLQLNHVQQDLKTSRAQEKDALRKLDRLNDYEQQIQILRDEISILDAQKSVLQSRLARSRSPSPRHSESKSPSPLPLRSCSPGRTRRTNASRRACLVARFGDIYAQERLDAETLLRTYISDMEMVQRIIYIAAVESFHAAKMAYRQFKIRVRETLSLGHSGPESLEDTVLDYIVRHEDLYDVQASVNEVIRSMNVNPKISFPPEIDFIVISTLIRELCRVAFAMQTLIPPLDIAFGTDGELFSETKYHRSFDSDFTAALVAYHVWPALMENDVVIVKGEAVTKRGALWSHRSRSRGRSRSRSTSPLLSHHLSRSRSPSPLRSGSPRR from the exons ATGGCCGACGGCTTGAGGAGGCTGGTCGGCGCGGAGAGCGGCCGGGTGCTGCAGGAGAAGCTGGAGAGCTGGTACCGGGACTACGAG ATTAATTCCTGTGATCAGAATCTGAACCGATGCTGTGAAATAATAGAATTGAACTCTCAGATTCAAGGGCAGCTCTTCACAATCCTCAATGAAACATCTCGAGAAG GTGGGCATTATGCAGGTGTGGAAACAATAAAAACTCGTCTCCTGCCGTGGCTAGGGACTTGTTTTTCCTGTGCTACTTCAGGAAGGCTCTTTGAAACCAACCTCTCTCTCACTCAG gattcatttgagagagagaggcagctgagagagctggccAGCAGTCAGACTTTTCAACTGCaagagctggaggaagaactgaCTTCAACTCGTCTACAGCTCAACCATGTGCAACAAGA TCTGAAGACTTCCCGTGCCCAAGAGAAGGACGCCCTGAGGAAGTTAGATCGTCTGAATGACTATGAGCAACAGATTCAAATACTGCGGGATGAGATTTCTATCCTGGATGCCCAAAAGTCTGTTCTCCAGAGCAG GCTTGCACGGAGCCGCTCTCCTTCCCCAAGGCACAGTGAAAGCAAGTCACCTAGTCCGCTTCCCCTGAGGAGCTGCTCACCTGGCCGAACCAGACGTACAAATGCTTCGCGTCGTGCCTGCCTGGTAGCTCGCTTTGGTGACATTTATGCTCAAGAACGCTTGGATGCAGAGACCCTTTTGAGGACATACATCAGTGACATGGAGATGGTGCAGAGGATAATATACATTGCAGCTGTG GAGTCTTTTCATGCAGCAAAGATGGCCTACAGGCAGTTTAAAATACGTGTAAGAGAGACTCTGTCTCTAGGTCACTCGGGGCCTGAGTCCCTTGAAGACACTGTCCTGGATTATATAGTTCGCCATGAGGATCTGTATGATGTTCAAGCCAGTGTTAAT gAAGTAATTCGCTCCATGAACGTCAACCCAAAGATTTCATTTCCACCAGAAATTGATTTCATTGTGATCAGCACTTTGATTCGAGAGTTGTGCCGTGTGGCTTTTGCAATGCAGACACTCATTCCTCCTCTTGATATTGCCTTTGGTACTGATGGAGAACTTTTCAGTGAGACCAA GTACCATCGTAGTTTTGACTCTGATTTCACAGCTGCCTTGGTGGCCTATCATGTATGGCCTGCTCTGATGGAAAATGATGTTGTAATTGTGAAGGGAGAGGCAGTCACAAAAAGAGGAGCTCTG TGGTCTCACAGAAGCAGAAGTAGAGGCAGAAGCCGCAGTCGTAGCACCAGTCCTCTTCTATCTCATCAT TTGTCTCGGAGCCGCAGTCCTTCACCACTGAGGAGCGGAAGCCCAA GGCGTTAA
- the SPATA18 gene encoding mitochondria-eating protein isoform X3, which yields MADGLRRLVGAESGRVLQEKLESWYRDYEINSCDQNLNRCCEIIELNSQIQGQLFTILNETSREGGHYAGVETIKTRLLPWLGTCFSCATSGRLFETNLSLTQDSFERERQLRELASSQTFQLQELEEELTSTRLQLNHVQQDLKTSRAQEKDALRKLDRLNDYEQQIQILRDEISILDAQKSVLQSRLARSRSPSPRHSESKSPSPLPLRSCSPGRTRRTNASRRACLVARFGDIYAQERLDAETLLRTYISDMEMVQRIIYIAAVESFHAAKMAYRQFKIRVRETLSLGHSGPESLEDTVLDYIVRHEDLYDVQASVNEVIRSMNVNPKISFPPEIDFIVISTLIRELCRVAFAMQTLIPPLDIAFGTDGELFSETKYHRSFDSDFTAALVAYHVWPALMENDVVIVKGEAVTKRGALLSRSRSPSPLRSGSPRR from the exons ATGGCCGACGGCTTGAGGAGGCTGGTCGGCGCGGAGAGCGGCCGGGTGCTGCAGGAGAAGCTGGAGAGCTGGTACCGGGACTACGAG ATTAATTCCTGTGATCAGAATCTGAACCGATGCTGTGAAATAATAGAATTGAACTCTCAGATTCAAGGGCAGCTCTTCACAATCCTCAATGAAACATCTCGAGAAG GTGGGCATTATGCAGGTGTGGAAACAATAAAAACTCGTCTCCTGCCGTGGCTAGGGACTTGTTTTTCCTGTGCTACTTCAGGAAGGCTCTTTGAAACCAACCTCTCTCTCACTCAG gattcatttgagagagagaggcagctgagagagctggccAGCAGTCAGACTTTTCAACTGCaagagctggaggaagaactgaCTTCAACTCGTCTACAGCTCAACCATGTGCAACAAGA TCTGAAGACTTCCCGTGCCCAAGAGAAGGACGCCCTGAGGAAGTTAGATCGTCTGAATGACTATGAGCAACAGATTCAAATACTGCGGGATGAGATTTCTATCCTGGATGCCCAAAAGTCTGTTCTCCAGAGCAG GCTTGCACGGAGCCGCTCTCCTTCCCCAAGGCACAGTGAAAGCAAGTCACCTAGTCCGCTTCCCCTGAGGAGCTGCTCACCTGGCCGAACCAGACGTACAAATGCTTCGCGTCGTGCCTGCCTGGTAGCTCGCTTTGGTGACATTTATGCTCAAGAACGCTTGGATGCAGAGACCCTTTTGAGGACATACATCAGTGACATGGAGATGGTGCAGAGGATAATATACATTGCAGCTGTG GAGTCTTTTCATGCAGCAAAGATGGCCTACAGGCAGTTTAAAATACGTGTAAGAGAGACTCTGTCTCTAGGTCACTCGGGGCCTGAGTCCCTTGAAGACACTGTCCTGGATTATATAGTTCGCCATGAGGATCTGTATGATGTTCAAGCCAGTGTTAAT gAAGTAATTCGCTCCATGAACGTCAACCCAAAGATTTCATTTCCACCAGAAATTGATTTCATTGTGATCAGCACTTTGATTCGAGAGTTGTGCCGTGTGGCTTTTGCAATGCAGACACTCATTCCTCCTCTTGATATTGCCTTTGGTACTGATGGAGAACTTTTCAGTGAGACCAA GTACCATCGTAGTTTTGACTCTGATTTCACAGCTGCCTTGGTGGCCTATCATGTATGGCCTGCTCTGATGGAAAATGATGTTGTAATTGTGAAGGGAGAGGCAGTCACAAAAAGAGGAGCTCTG TTGTCTCGGAGCCGCAGTCCTTCACCACTGAGGAGCGGAAGCCCAA GGCGTTAA